Proteins encoded by one window of Phenylobacterium soli:
- a CDS encoding ATP-binding cassette domain-containing protein, which translates to MSQAQPIPLEVELACAPGEVLGVVGPSGAGKTTLLRAIAGVTKVRGGRIAVDGETWFDSAGGIDLPAHRRAVGLVFQEHALFPHLTALGNVAVALGHCPATERQPRAAELLRRMHLDGLENRRPAELSGGQRQRVAIARALARDPKVLLLDEPFSAVDRRTRTRLHAEIAELRNGLSIPMLLVSHDIDEVTRLADRIALLDQGSLKLTGRASELLSQPLARELLLGEIAETPDHGD; encoded by the coding sequence TTGTCTCAGGCCCAGCCGATCCCGCTGGAGGTCGAACTGGCCTGCGCGCCCGGCGAGGTCCTGGGGGTCGTGGGGCCGTCCGGCGCCGGCAAGACGACCCTGCTGCGCGCCATCGCCGGCGTGACCAAGGTGAGGGGCGGCCGCATCGCAGTCGACGGCGAGACCTGGTTCGACAGCGCGGGGGGGATCGACCTGCCGGCGCACCGCCGGGCGGTGGGGCTGGTCTTCCAGGAACACGCCCTGTTCCCGCACCTGACCGCGCTCGGCAACGTGGCGGTGGCGCTCGGCCATTGTCCCGCGACGGAGCGGCAGCCGCGCGCCGCCGAGCTTCTTCGCCGCATGCACCTCGACGGCCTGGAGAATCGGCGTCCGGCCGAACTGTCCGGCGGCCAGCGCCAGCGGGTGGCGATCGCCCGCGCCCTGGCGCGCGATCCCAAGGTCCTGCTGCTCGACGAGCCGTTCTCGGCGGTGGATCGCCGCACCCGGACCCGCCTGCACGCCGAGATCGCCGAGCTTCGCAACGGCCTGTCGATTCCCATGCTGCTGGTCAGTCACGACATCGACGAGGTGACCCGGCTCGCCGACCGCATCGCCTTACTGGACCAGGGATCGCTCAAGTTGACGGGGCGCGCCTCGGAACTGCTCTCCCAGCCTCTGGCGCGGGAGCTTTTGCTCGGCGAAATTGCCGAAACGCCGGATCATGGCGATTAA